In Phaseolus vulgaris cultivar G19833 chromosome 7, P. vulgaris v2.0, whole genome shotgun sequence, the genomic stretch CACGCATGAGTGCCTTTCTTTGGAACCTTTCTTCTCAACGGCTAAAGGGTTGAACGGTCCCAGTGCCCAAATCTTCTTGCCACCAGTGATAGCCTTCATCAACTCAATGTAATCGCCTTCAATTACCCTGCTTGTGTTGTAGACGATTCCATCGCTGAGTTTGAGTAACTCACTCTGTGCACGAAAATCCAAGAATTGGGTTGGGAAGCATCCTTCGAGAGAAGGAATTTTCAGGGCGTGCATGGCTTCAACCGAAGGCCTTCCCATTCTGTCCCAATAGGCAAGGTAGACGGAAAAGGCGCATGTGCAGTGAAAAGTGTAATTCTCAACATTAGCCATGTTTGTGGCATCTTGTGCCACTGAAGCCATGGGAGAGTCATGGATGACTATAACCCTTTTGGCTTCAGAGGAGAGGGATTGAAGCAGTTCCCTCACAGGATCTCGAAGATGCATAGAGGCCTTAAGGGAAGGAATAAGATGACATGGGAAATCAGTTTCTGGGTTGTTAGGGTTGGGAGGAGGGGAAACAAAGGGTGGAACTTCAAAGCCATGGAAATGAATGTTAGAATGAATGGATTTGTGGTGTCTGAGTGTGGCTTGGCGAATGTGAGTGACAGTGGAAACATAATGAACTGGTATGTTGTGTGGTGAGATAAGGTGTGAGAGATGCAGAAGCTGATTCAGATGACCCTGTGCAGGGAAAGGTATCAGAACCACCACCACTTGGTTTTGGTGAGGAAGATTGTCTCCATTGAAAGCCATGAACATGAACTTCTCAGCTATTCAACTTTGGCAACGGATTTCTGAGCAGAGGATGGGTTGAATGATGTTTAGGTCTACaagtaaaatatttatagaaagaataaattttacactttaataataaacataatGATTTCATAATTTTGTTCAAACGTGTCAAGTTTTCATTCTTATATTAAGAAAATTGTGTAGATTGGAACTAGTTTTTTAGTTATAAACCTCAGTTGGAAGtaatatattttagttatttatctTGTATTCTTCTTCTAAATTTGGTTTAATTTACAGTTTAGATTTTAACATAATACTGTTATTTGGATAGGATTGATCAtctgtaaaataaaatatgataattttagtatttttttataatatttaaaaattgtaaatgtAGATTCGTGTTTGATTTGCTTTGTAGAATTCTATGAATCAATCATGTTAGGTAGGAACAAGGTTAGGTGGATAGTCAAAATCGAATCACTAGATCATAACTTAacttatgtaatatatatatttttggacacttaatatttcatttattttagatGTATGAGGTCCaatttaatgtaaaattaaaattattgatcTCCCAACTTATTTTAAACTCttatataaaatgtaaaaatctAGATGACCAAAGAGTAGATATAtccatatcaaaataaattttacactttaataataaacataatgatttcataattttgtttaaacGTGTCAAGTTATCATtcttatataagaaaataagaaaattgtgTAGATTGGAACTAGTTTTTTTAGTTATAAACCTCACTTGGAAGTGTTGGGTATGAATCTAAAACCAATTGgattgggctgactagacatcATGTTTAGTGGGTGAGCTTACTCATCGTGTCCcttttataatttatacttaaaGATATCATTGTACTCGTAATTGGTGTGCAATAGGAcataatgaaaacctaatagttgtctgtgtgtgtggatgtaggttgcagttggcgaccgaaccacgttaaatcttgtgtttattgttctgcagttgattcgtgattgtgtgtattgcttccgcgtgcgtttttctCATCAGGAAGTActatattttaattcatttatcttatatttttaaaattcagttcaatttttttattttttaaaaattcaaccTGTTTTCTTCTTATAAATTTGGTTTAatttacaatttatattttaacataataGTGTTATTTGGATAGGTTTGATCATccgtaaaataaaaatataatagcttttagtatttttttataatatttaaaaattataaatgtagaTTCGTGTTTGATTTGCTTCTATGAGTCTTAAAATCATATTAGGTAGGAATAGGTTTAGGCGATCTTATTCCAAATTCTTGTATGAGACGGAAAGAATTTGCAAGAGATTAGATACATTACCAAAATGAATGACACTTATATCGAATAAATCAGAAAAAGTATTGTTAGAATAAAAATGAATGTAAGAACAATTGGTGCATtaatatatcataattttttgtaaataattttttattatgaaaatatatatttcactttcttatattcttatttatatcaataatattataatcTACAAATAACTACAATCAATAATATACATTCAAAATTTGCCACTTTCTTtcaaataatacaaaaattaactttttaaaatttataaatatatgtttaaaaataattaaagtctTCCatgtaataattttctttttcagaaTCAATGTACGGTATCACAACTCCATAGTGTGACATTATTCAACATTAAAGTTATATACAagaattttaaactaaaatcaTTTTGATCCcaacttaattaaatattttaaaattttcttctcaaatcaacaataaaagtttaaaatttgacATTTCCGTAATTTAGGTAAGACTATTTGACATAAATTCATCCCATATAATAAAAAAGACAAGGAtacattaataataattcaatttttttataaaatcacaTCACCAACTCTCAATCCATTACAATTctcaatattatattatttaattttaaatttatcttttattatatatatttattttaaaacctatCATAACTAAGTATAAAAGTATCCTTTTCTTCCAAACATAAAAAGTGTGTATCTTCAACCCTATTCAATCGCATCTGTTCTGTTGAACCAGGAACTACAACACAGTAGCATCAATTGATGAGAGACTCTGTAGTAATATGGGCAATGAACGAATCCATTTCCTTTGGAGAAATTCCACCTTCATCCATGGATCTATGGATGCCATTTTTAAGCCTCATTGATCTCTTTCTCATCTCATCACCTTCCTTTGATTCCATCAACCTTCTCACACCATTCTCAATAACTGAAGCACTCACCAACGAATTCCTCTGTTCCCAATCCTTCACAACCAAACCAACCTTCAGAATCTCTGTCACCAAAACTGCATTTCTTGGCTGGTCAGAGTGCATGGGCCATGTAGCCATTGGCACCCCCATGGTTATGCTCTCCAAGCACGAGTTCCATCCACAATGGCTCATAAACCCCCCTGTTGCACTGTGGCTCAGAATTTCCAACTGGGGTGCCCAATCCCTCACAACCAGCCCCATGCCATCCACTCTCTTTTCAAAACCCTTTGGAAGCTCATACCTTTTTGTTTCACTTCCGTCAAAGATATCACCTTTGTCAGCATCTCTCAGCACCCAGATGAACTTCTGCTTGCTCTGTTCCAACCCAGTTGCTATCTCTTGGATTTGTTCATCTCTCAAAGCTGTGGTGGTCCCGAAGGATATATATATCACTGAACTTGCCTCTTGTTTATCAAGCCACTCCATGCATGAGTGCCTAAACCCTACTGAATCTTTCTTCTCAAAGGCTAAAGGGTTGAATGGCCCCAGTGCCCAAACCTTCTTGGTGCCTTTCATATTCTCCAGCAACTCAAGATAAGGACCTTCAAAGGCCCTGCTGGTGTTGTAGATGTGTCCATCGTTGAATTTGTTGAATTCAAAATTTTCAGAAATGTACTCAATGAATTCGGCTGGCAAAGATTCTTCAAGAGAAGGAAATTCCGGAACACGGAAGCCTTGAAGTGAAGGCTTCCCCATTTGCTCCCAAAAATAAACGAAGGTGAAAAAGGCAGATGTGCTTTGGAAAGTGTACCTCTCAACATTAGGCATGTTTGCGGCATCTTGTACCACTGGTCCCATGAGGGAGTCATGGATGACTACGACCCTTTTGGCTTGTGATGAGAGGGATTGAAGGAGTTTCCCCACAGGCTCCCGAAGATGTGAAGAGGCCTCAAAGGAAGGAATGAGATGAGATGGGAAATCAGTTTCTGCATTGTGAGGGTTGGGAGGAGGGGAAACAAAGGGTGGAACTTGAAAGGCATGGAAATGGATGGTGGAAGTGGATTTGTGGTGTCTGAGTGTGGCTTGGCGAATGTGAGTGACAGTGGAAACATAATGAACTGGTATGTTGTGTGGTGAGATAAGGTGTGAGAGATGCATAAGCTGATTCAGATGACCTTGTGCAGGGAAAGGTACGAGAACCACAACCACTTGGGTTTGATGAAGAACATTGTCTCCATTGAAACCCATAATGAGAAGCTTTTAGAGAAGGTGTTACTGAACTTTAAGGATTTGGGAGTTTTTGTGCCTTGGGTTACTTACGCTGCATGTTCAATATTTATAGCCTAATATTAAAAACCACACATGTTAAGATCGaagtatatttaaatatattatattatggcAATCTTAATCAATAAAACATGTTATTAAGTAGGCCTTTAAGTCAAGCCCAACTTTTAatgaacaataaaaaaataggcttgaAAAATGCATGTAACatgtaaataatatataaacctACTTAAGCTTATTAAAGTCTATTATATTTTCTAATGGTTCATTTTAAGGTTTTAAAATGGAGTGTACCATCTAATCCTACGTGTTAAGTTAAAATATTAACAGATTAGTTTTTCTATATAgatgatattttttatgttatatattttgatattgtaaatattttgattGGTCAGTTATTTGTGTAAgtctttttaaaaaacaattttaagttactataaagtataatttttttagagttTAGGGTTGATGATGTTATAAATTCTGTTTCATGTGATGGTTATTTGTGTTGAGAACTATGTGAACTTTTTGTGTAAAAGTTGATATAAGAATtaagatattatttaaatattccTTGCAGATAAAAGAAAGCTCTATTGTACCAGGAACTAATGagtccttttattttattttttaaaatttcattctaacttttgttctaatgtaaaaattataattgtacTGTCCTGCAATATCTGGTATCAAATATGTCTAACAAGTtaaggataaaaataaaaaaaatatccaataaattaaatatttttatgattatatatattaaatatgatttatcaataatataattcatgataaataatataaatacatacATCAGTTAacgaaaaatatataattaatataatactcGTTACATATCAAATAACGAATATGTACTTGAAAGTCCTCTTTTACAAGTATTTTTGCTATGAAAAGTCAAAACTTAAAATTTgaagttgaaaaaaagaaaaaacaataaagaACTGAAGagaaaaaatcaattatttaatcGATTGTccatattttctttataaaagtatactcatatataaaaaaaagagtctATTTTTGTATAATGTCAATATATTCTAATTTTAAACTTATGACTCTTTCCTATTTGGAAGTGTTAAATTTCTCCTCTTAATAAAGATGCATTAATTGAGAAAAATTAGTAGATCTATTATTTAAGTTGgtatataaaaatgttttgataAAACTCCTCTACTCATTTAAAAATTTGGCTGAATTAGGTCAACTAGTTTAAAAAATCTACTAAAAATATTAGGATCAATTTAAAGCGGttggaaatttttattttttaaatatgtaatttttaaaataaaatgtgttagttttgaacttaatttttacatttattttaaacttcttatttctaaatttggatttgattttatctctttttaattattaattattatatttttgttattaatcaAGAGTAAACTTGTCTATAGATCaagtcaaattataatatataatcaaagtcaattttataaaattaaattaaatttaaatttaacttttttttagtaTTGTACTAAATTCATTTAAAACCATCTTTATTAGATCTCGTATTATGTAGATCTTCAATCCCAAATCCCACATTTGAGATGTTTAGTTTTCAAGATAAGAAAATATGTTAAAGAAttcacattaattaaaaatagaattaataTAAGTTTTATGGTTATTGTTCATACCCTCATAAATCAAGAACAAAAcgtaaaataaatgaataaaacgGGAAGAATTAATGTTGAATGAGGTCTGCATCTATCACTTCAAATATTACTTATTACTGTTGCTGATACCATTACCACTTTCAATATTGTGATTATTTTCAACACCCCACAAccataaaaataagtttttaaactaatttactataattctttatataatataatagatATAGATTATTTAggtatatttttgttaatatataggtttttgattattttttctatttttttatttttttaattaatttttttttcatgatagTTGTTATTTGAGGTGTAAAAAAATCACagcttttaaatattttgacaGCTAAAACCTATCCAAATTTGACAACTTAATTGGTAACTTGGCTcactaaataaatacaaataatttaagCAAAATTTTATGATCAAAATAATGTTATCTTATGTTAGcataaattttctttaaaaattatcatagtgaaataaataataataaagtaacaaaataatataaaactagTTCACAAGTAAAAGATAGAATATATGATAAAATAGTCTATGTTTTGACGAAAGTGAGTCCGACGTTGAGTGGTTTTTCGGTTTTAGTTGTGGGTGAGAGAATTTGatttataaatatgtttgtAGATTTTTTGTTGTATGAGGAGATGTTTGTGTGTAATGCTGATATCTTTTAATGTGACTTATCATTCCTTTCATTCGAGGTTTGGTTGTGTGGTCGGTAGAAGATAAAGAATGTCTATAGCTCAGGTGTTGAGCAGGTTGACTTTGACCACTTTCTATATAAAGGTTAGAACACCCCTTAactatcttattttattttatttatgataaaaaaatattctcattTATACTTGATATCTCCATAAACTAAATAGAAAAggagaagagaagaaaataatgaatgaGGAGAACAACACAATTTGTATTGTTCAACTAACATGGTCGACATCAAGCATTGGTTAGAATGCAGCTTCACTActgaaatagaaataaatagaaaaagtaTCTCATTGGTTTCGGCTTTTTTAGTGTTGAAGAAGACCCACCACAAACTCAAAATCTCACTATTTATTTCTTAGATTTTTGTTAGGTTTCTTCTATTTTCATTTCCACACAACCTCCCATTtcaataatatcaataaaatcATAATCTTGGGCTTTTAGCCACTTATATTTTTCTAAGAAGAATTTTAATATTCCTTAAAtacttcaattttattttatttataaaaaaaccctaatttataacctatatttaaattgttaatattttatttttcaaagcgTTCGACTCTCTTTcacatattaattataaatccCTCTTGAAAGTATTTTatctataattattttatccattttatattttctacatATCACATCAATCAATGGTTggatttttttcaaaacataaaaaatattctacattaataaatcacacaaaaatgcaacttttaatttaatttttaagtcaatttaatttaattttcaagtCACACTTAATTTTCTATCCATTTGTTCTCTTTCCCCTTTCAagcacatttaaaaaaaaaaaaaaaaactctatctTATTAGAAAGATCCCTCAAACCAAGCCACTAAAGATTGTAGAAAATAAGATGAAGCAAAGTTGGAGTCAAACACCAAAAATTCTGAATCAAAGTAAGAAGATTTTGAGTCACTCTGAATAAACGTGATTGAAATTGGTATCCAACTTTAGATATTAATAGGCTAAATGTTAGCCGTAAAATAAATagtgaaataattaattaaatatattaagatataaaataaCACAATTAAAagaattctaataaaaaaataataataggtAAGGCAATGTTTGGCAAAAAGTATTTACATGTGCCTTTATTTTGGAGTTCAATTTAGTACATGTAGATTCTATGCTGAAGATAAATACATAgctataaattaattaattagttagtTAATTGTACTAATATGCTTATAAAtggtaaaataaataatgtacTTAAATAGATGGAAAATAATAGCCTTAATGTTAGACCAAAGATATTTATAATTCTTATTTTACATATTACCTAAATGcaataaaaataactaattaattgaataaatatactaatatagagatgaaaaataaaatagtatacttacatattatttatatataaagttatAGGCTACCCAGATCATTTAATTAGTTTAACTTAGGAAATATAGGCTTTAGAAGcgttataaataaaataaatggttAAATTAATATTCTGacaaaaatataactaaaaaacTAATATGCTTAAAATCATGTTggtataattataaaataatgggCTTCCCAAATTATTTTGAACGGTTCAATTTAGtaaatatacattttaatttgaaacTAAACTATgattacaaaataattatttaaatatagatataaatatatttttcgatTTTCacagaaaattaattttttttctagtcCAAACTTTAAACCTCCTGGATATTTGTAATAAGTAAactattaaaatgaattatataCTACAATCGTTCCTTACTACAAGTATCGAGGAGATTTGAAGTTTAAACTATggataaaaatcaatttcaaattttaatacaagaacaaaaaacatatttaacctttaaatatattattatatattcttaCTACGTGAATTTGTGTCTAATCCActtataatttataagttaaGGTCTATAcaatacttatatattatgatttaattatatatgtaatCAATGTAGGGTCTTAAACACTTCcttttacatgaaaaaaataacatttcgAATATGTAATTAGATATTTGTGAGTAATTTAAGAGGAGTCTATTAACTTGTGACAACATCTCCAGTGAATTTAAATAGAATAAGTTCtaaataactttaatattatctcaataaataagtttattcctaatttaatcttaaaaaacttaaaactaacttataaattaagattttcatctcaattatatattttgattttatcaTCTCAATAGTTAATAGTTAATGTGAAATATCcaatgtatataataataaaataa encodes the following:
- the LOC137830556 gene encoding zeatin O-glucosyltransferase-like; the protein is MFMAFNGDNLPHQNQVVVVLIPFPAQGHLNQLLHLSHLISPHNIPVHYVSTVTHIRQATLRHHKSIHSNIHFHGFEVPPFVSPPPNPNNPETDFPCHLIPSLKASMHLRDPVRELLQSLSSEAKRVIVIHDSPMASVAQDATNMANVENYTFHCTCAFSVYLAYWDRMGRPSVEAMHALKIPSLEGCFPTQFLDFRAQSELLKLSDGIVYNTSRVIEGDYIELMKAITGGKKIWALGPFNPLAVEKKGSKERHSCVEWLDKQEPNSVIYISFGTTTALRDEQIQEIATGLEQSKQKFIWVLRDADKGDIFDGGEAKRYELPNGFEERVKEMGLVVRDWAPQLEILSHSSTGGFLSHCGWNSCLESITMGVPIATWPFHSDQPRNATLITEVLKVGLVVKDWSQRNSLVSGSVVEDGVRRLMQTEEGDEMRERAERLKRVIHKSTEEGGVSHMEMDSFIAHITK
- the LOC137830557 gene encoding zeatin O-glucosyltransferase-like, whose protein sequence is MGFNGDNVLHQTQVVVVLVPFPAQGHLNQLMHLSHLISPHNIPVHYVSTVTHIRQATLRHHKSTSTIHFHAFQVPPFVSPPPNPHNAETDFPSHLIPSFEASSHLREPVGKLLQSLSSQAKRVVVIHDSLMGPVVQDAANMPNVERYTFQSTSAFFTFVYFWEQMGKPSLQGFRVPEFPSLEESLPAEFIEYISENFEFNKFNDGHIYNTSRAFEGPYLELLENMKGTKKVWALGPFNPLAFEKKDSVGFRHSCMEWLDKQEASSVIYISFGTTTALRDEQIQEIATGLEQSKQKFIWVLRDADKGDIFDGSETKRYELPKGFEKRVDGMGLVVRDWAPQLEILSHSATGGFMSHCGWNSCLESITMGVPMATWPMHSDQPRNAVLVTEILKVGLVVKDWEQRNSLVSASVIENGVRRLMESKEGDEMRKRSMRLKNGIHRSMDEGGISPKEMDSFIAHITTESLIN